A segment of the Paramisgurnus dabryanus chromosome 5, PD_genome_1.1, whole genome shotgun sequence genome:
CAGGGCAGAGGCACAGAAGCATCAGTCCCCGACATGCAGACCTCCACAGACTACTCCCCCACACAATACATCCACAATATGGTTGCAAAACACTCCATTTGAAGTTTATTTTTAGATCTCAATTAGATGCCCACTAATTGAATTTTTGCTTTAATTTATTGTTGCTTTATTTCCCATTTTATTattctggtaacactttacaataaggttgtatttgtaaacattagtaaatgtattagctaacatgaactaacaatgaaaacCATATTTTCAGCATTTATCGTGTTAGTTTattatgcattaactaatgttaaataTGTTCGAtttcaaaaatgtattagtaaatgctgaaattcaTATGAGCTAAGAGTAATACATGCTGTATAAGTATTGCTCATTGTTTGATTACGTTAGCTAATTTTTATAGAATATAGcgtttttttaatataatagaaaattatatttatttaatatttattaagcAATATGTACAGGATATACTGTACATTCTTAGAAAAAAATGTCACTGGGACGGGACCTTTaaaaatgtaccatttaggtacacaTTTTGTACCAATATTTACCTTTGAGGTAGGACCGGGCGCCATTGACCGAAATCCATATCTCGGTAATTTTGGGATACATGACCACGATAAATAACTCAGTTTTTTCTACGAAGCGGAAAAAGTATACATGCAAGTCAAAGCCTCATGTAAAATGTCACAATCTCCTTTATTAAAACATGcatgatgaaaataaaattcaaacaggttTTTTAAACAGGTTATCCTCcctgtttaaaaatatacacCTGCACATTACAATTAAATTGGTTGGAAAGCTTACGTTTGATCTTAGTGTACATTTCTGGAAGAGCTTCTGTTGCAAAGAAGGAGGGTCATGTCAGACAATAATGATACAGTCGGTATTGTCTCATCCTGTATCCCGCTGGGGAAAAAGGTACTAAgatgcaccctttaggtacaaaggtgtactttttgaaatttGATTTTTGCTTTACAGATCAAAATTCATTCTGTTTAACTACAATTAATAATATTAAGTGTAACTGTAAGTAACCGCTTAAAATTTCAGGAAAACTGaaaatttctaaataaaattatttctgGTACTTCATCCtaaaacaacatttttgtaaaactAACTACACTCAAAAACTTTCAATATCATTTCATTTGCAAACTCTTCTTCAGATGCATCCGCTCTCCCCGAAAATAGAATTACAGACACTATGCAAATTCAAACCGCATAACTTTATTTGGAAGGCTCATTAGGGATCTGGATGACTAAGACACGTGCCCCGTGATCTTTCTCTCATTTTTTACCTTGTACTTTAGGGCCTGTTTTTTCAGGACTGAAAGGCACTCATTAAATTGATATTTTACTCTAAATCACTATTCATTGCCTCTGCTCCCTGCCTTCATTTTCTGAGTCGAAAGTTTTACAAACAGCTGCCTCATGAGAGTAAGGGAGAGCGAAAGAAACAAGAATTAAGACAGCTTGAGAAGCTGTGACAGGCAGAGATGAACTAGATGACCTAGATTAGGCATGATTAACATTCAACGTTGCTTAATTTGGAAAAACAGGTAGACGTGAGCTCGCGCTCAGGCATCAGCGCCGGGGCAATTAAGCTTAGCTGTCTAAGCTCTGGTGTTAATGTGACGTGTCAATCATTCCCTTCTCTGGCCCATTTAAGCACgcacaaagcagaagtatctaAATCTACTGAGGAACCTCAATCCTCTGCTCATATGCAGATCAGTTAAGAAGGAAAATTAAATAACCTGATAAATACTAACGGACAGATTGCCTGAAGGGATAAACATCCATTACTAGATTAAAAGGAGTCGCTAATCACAAACTACTGAGATTAAAAGGTGAAAGTTAAAGGATGCCAAATGAAAAAAGTTTAGCAATGGGATCCTTGCCTAAGTAAACCCAATTGCAGAGTTTAGGGGGGAATTAAAGGAGACGCCGTCCGGAGTTGAATGATTTACATATTTCTCTGCGCGGTTGCACGGGAGACACTGACACTTCAGAGAAAGGCACGAACAGGGGGATCGGGATTGATTGTGTGATTTGATGGGGAGATGAAAGGTGGATTTAAAAAGGGTGTGAGATCTGAGATGCTACGTGAATGGACACCTCAGTAGCGAAGCTCTTAAGTGGCATAAGTACCGAGATCACACGTATCCAGCAGCCGGTGAGGGGTCTGCTGATGAAAGCTTTTCTCAAAGAACTCTCACCGGCAGTCAGAAGAAGTCTCTACATTCCCTCAGACCCTTCCCAGCGTTCCTCAAGGGAGGTAGAGAAACAGGCGCCTAATTACTTATCATAGTGCGTtgataaaacaacacaaacaaacaaacaatacattATCTGGGCATCATgcttgttcaaagaaaaatgtatGCTGTAAAAATGTGCTGGTTGCATTTGAATTTTGAACGTTTCTGATTTTCAAACCAGATGAAATGTAAAGCTTGTTGAAACATTTTACGGTTAATTGTTTTTAAAGGTAAATAAAAGAAAACCTTACCTGTCTAAGACAATCGCTTTTTGATAGGCGTTGCTGAATCAACTGGATCCAAAGGTCTTTAGGGATGTCCTATAAGACAATTATCAACAATTAATTATCTGAGaattaaatcttatttttaataaaacctTTAATTCCTCTGATTTGAATTTGTTATTATCAGTTGCCTACCACTCAGTCAACATGTGCAATGAAAGAAACGAAAGACTAATGAGGAGCTCAAAGGCAAAAGCCGCAAacgccacctccgtcaaaaatgagataatgatattgaccaaAGGCTCTCATCATgaattatacattcatcaaatagtttccctttaaatccgcttaatcccggcctcaagCCATTCAGCTTTGCCGGTAGAATCTGTTCAACGCCACAACTATTtctcagcaaagtcctctaagggcaaagaatattttttatttcaattactgacttttcattgccattaaagtgaagtGACTGAAtataaacataagagcctgatacaAACGCTCACttacgcacttagagggttttacATTTGAGCTTTTCATATACAGTAAAACTGCTGACACTGTTAACTAACATTACTATAGCAGTTCAACCCACAAAGAAAACATACCTGGAATATATTGGTTTACTAGTAAACAACTGTCCGTGAAAACAATCCAATTATTATTAAACAATTGCATTTAAATATGTGATTGAATCTCTAAATATTTATGACATCCTCCAGTGTTTTCATCTCACTCTCCTTTGTGAATTTtgtgaaaatgataataatTGGAATCTTTTGGATCGTTCTATTTTAAACTCAAGGCCATAGAGAGTTTATATGAGAGGATAATTAGAATAATTAAACCATTGGGAGGGACTTCTTTTTAAAGCAGATCTCTCTTTTTCCTTTTAATTCTATTCAACCCGCCTTTTTATCGAATAACTAGCCTGGACTGCATTTGCATGATCCGACTTCAGATAAAATCAGTTGTACATCTTTACAATTCCACAGAGACAGCCATTACTGGCAACCACAGACTTTATTAAACACTAATAACATGTATTTTCCAACATTTAACATGAATAAGATGATGAACTACTCTTTTCTTTAGATACTTTGCACTTCGTCTGGGATGtggatataaaaatatatactccaccttaacatatattttaagacAGACCTTACCTGTTTTTGCTCCTGGTACTGCTGTGCAGATCGGCACAGGTCAGTGCTGTCCTTTAAGATATTGTCAAGAGTTATATGAATAGCTTGTGTATGCTCACACAACATTTTAGCCTGCGGCAAGACAAAAGAGGACAATTTAAAACAGCATATAAAATGCAGAAACACTGACAGACTCAGATCAAAATACTCAGAAATCAGGGACGTGCACGCTGTGTTATAGAACAGTAACATAGTACTGAAGAGGCATCCCAATCAATGTCTGACAGTACATCCCTCAAgtatatggtaaaaaaaaggtaaaaatgcaGGAGAAACAAATATAAAAGACAATAAGTGTTTTTGTGAATACTTTAGAGAGGTTGATTTATTTAGGTGACAACATGCCCCATAGGGTAAGTTGTCAAATAGAAACCTGACATTAATTATCTCATTATAGGCTTTAAGGTCAATTTTAAATACAAGGCAAATATGTAAGCCACTCTTTTAAAACACAGCTATAGTCATTTTTTGGTGAttttctgttttctaaataaaaatgttctacATActgtaatgtaaagaacatttgtgaaaaataaccttgatatctttaataaataaattttatgCTCTTAATGTCATTATTAGTTTTTGAGAGTCACATATAAGTCATAAGATAGCAAAAATTTAAGTGAGGATGTGAAAAAACATAGTTTTAGCCAACATATATTGTAACCGTTAATGTATTCACAATCAATAGTACAAATTCAGTTTGTTTGATGGAATTTAGAAATATTTGCTAATTTTAGGTGTTTAAAAACAACCAATATGAAAAACCACTACCAGGGTTTAAAACAAGCATTTGTGTAATTGTGCtttaatttatgtatttaaatgaaatgtatGTATAATTCATGTAATTTATGTATAATTACTGAGATCATCTTACCAAATTAACCCAGTAATTAACCATAATCTTGCATGTGCAGAAATTTTACATGAAATGCAATATGCTGAAACCATGTGCCTGCCTTAACAATGTGCTAAATATTACTAAAATAGTTTAAACAACGATTAAAAGCAGCAACTAAATGATCTACTAAACAATTAGGCAAATAAAGTAATGCACTTACTATGGTTCTTTTTCCAGATGCTGGAGGACCTAGCAACATGATTCTTGGCActggaaaatatatatttgttagAATAAATTAATTGTCCACCATCCATTATTATTGAAACATGACatgtaatttataaaaaatctgaTTCGTATCGAAAGGCTGAAATTATCATTttgtactgataaaaatgtttttcactGAAGGAGTTTGACGTGTGCAGCTGCTACAACTTTACATTATATCATGTAGGACAGCGCCATCTAGCGGTATTAACAACCCATTCGTTTTGTAATATCATCTCTACTGCAGAACTCTTACCATCGACATTTTCCCTCTTCAGGAAATCAATCAGGAATTGAATTGGATCATTAGGTTTCTCCATCATCAACTTTTTCACCATTGTCTGCAAAATATGTCATTTACTTGATCATAATTGCTTCTCTAGTTACTAAAAACGGAAGTGGTTAAATTCCTTTACCTGGACCAGGTCAAATATTTCATGTTTCTCAGCATAAATGGCCATCTCAGGGGGTATTCTGAGGGGTTTTACGGTTGAATCCATTTCTGAAGTAAACCACACCACACTGAGAGTTCACCGTTTGGAAGAAAGATATATAGTTAAACCACGCACACCTAACTTTACAGATATCCAAATTGTCTTCAAAAATTAAAACTtgaacaaaacataaaaaaacaagaatGTTCTTATGTGAGTAACAATGTTAAATGTGGGTGACGGCCGGGTAACGTTACGCTTCATTTTCAAACTGAACgttcaaacacaaaaaaatacatgacagacGTGACCGGAAGTTAACTGCTAGGGTGATTTAACATTCCGTTTCTACAACACAGTGTTGTATTTTATCATCTTGTGAAAATTCAGAATAAGAAATCTATATATTGTTACCTTAAATAGTTGATAATTTGCTGTAAGCACGGGTTTGTTGTTTTTGGTTGCCAGTGGTGACTTCGTTAGCCAATGCCCATCGGTCTTTTTCAAGCATACTTGAAGATGCATTTTTGCGTACTCTTTAACCTGTATGCATACTTAGCTTGTTGCCTAGCAAAGTATAAATTCAACGGAAAAAGTAGGCGCAACAATCCAGAAATTTGATATACCGGTAGTGTGCGTAGCATTACTTGTTTGTTTAACCACaggtaaataattttttattcttttattattataattatcaaTAATGTACATACGATTTGTCATACGGAACATTCCTGTAAATTAGCAGCTTCTACGTAAATTGTAAGCATACGAAATTTCCACTTTCGTGTATTCTAGCGGCTCTTCTTTTctgttaatttaattttttaaagcgGTAGTGTCTGCTAACACTGCCTAACCTATCTGTCCTCCATTATAAACAGCTTGAGTAACTTTACTTCATTTGAGATGAACGACGTAAGAGAGCAACTCTATTTCATCGACCAAAAGTATGAGAGTTTCAAACAACAGCAATTTATATTTATCAAGGCTCTGGAGCGGTCGAGAGAGCATGCAAGAGACAAAACTGATCCTGTATCTACCGTGACACAGGTTACGTATGACGTATAATTACAGCTATTTTAACAATAACTGTGTAAAAGtgtaaatacataaacatacatagttaaaaattaaacagtgtgTGTACTAGAATATAATTACACGATATATAATTATAAACTAATGTAATGACTTTACCTCTAAATGATCATGTACCTCTGCAGGTTCAAAAGTATATGAACCATCACTGCAGCAATGCCACAGACAGACGCATCTTCTCAATCTTTTTGGAAATAATGTCTGATCTTGAAGGAGTTTTAAAACATCTGGAGTCCTTACTGTCCAACCAAAACACTGGTTCTGGAGAGGGCCTGGACACCTGCAGAAAGCTCCTGGACCCTTACAGTAACATCAGCCAGCTAAGGGCAAAGTTGAGTGATGGACAAATAATACATTTCCTTAAAGGGGACACatgatgaaaatctgactttttttatgtttatgtgGAAGTTAACCTAGAAGATGTGAAAAAGAAcatcccagtaacttagttttggtaaaccattatctgcaagcatgtgaaaaaataggtcattgaaatttggttccccttatgatgtcagaaggggataatacggccccttaatctgcactatccaaatATGGCTCTTTCATTTAGTGCAAAgaacagctcatttgcatttaaaaggacacaccctaaaactgcacatttttgttcacactTACAGAGTGGAAATGTTAACATGGTATAGTAAATAATCTATattatattttgagctaaaatgtcaaatacgtactctggggacaccaaagatttatttaagtctcgtgaaatgtcccctttaagattgATATTGGACTCACTGTAACGGTAAAGTTTCTCTGTTGTAATTGCTTTCATACCAAACACTGCCACATGCTTTCTGCAATACTTTACTCAGTATGCCACCTTTATTTCTGATGAATAGGTACCCACACAATGAGATAAATCGCCTGAGCTGTGACGAGGCAAGGAATTTCTATGGTGGAATTGTGAGTGTTATTCCTCTGGCTCTAGACCTCCTCAATTCCTACTGTAAAGGAGCTACTCAGCCTCTTGCTACAACACCACCAAGAGAAACATCCCTCCAGCAAACAGAGGCAGTGAACGAAGGCACGTCTACAGACCTTGACAGGAGTACCAGAAGCAACTCTCGTAGATTTAAGACGGGCGCAGGTGGCTGGCATGCAGGAAAACCAGCGTGGAAGCCACCAGGCaatacaaagaaataaaatctaCCTTTACATGGGACATTTTTaggctgtaaaataaatctttggtgtccccagagtacacatgtgaagttttagctcaaaatagcatatagataatttattataacatgttaaaattgccactatgtaggtttgagcaaaaatgtgcactttttcggttatgtccttttaaatgcaaatgagcagatgaAATGCGTAcactagctgcgtttccattaccctttgaattgcgcaaattgacatTGCGAATTAAAAATATGGCCAATGGAAATTTCtgattattttctctctctgcactaaatggcagtgccatggttggatagtgcagattatggggcggtattattataacaaGATCTCCTTTTGACATTACAAGGGAAGACGAATTTCAATGAACAATTTTTTGCACATGCTTGCAGGGAAtgctttaccaaaactaagttactgagttttcacattttctaggttgatagaagcactggggacccaattatagcacttaaacatggaaaaaactgctgattttcatgatttgtttgaagagcaccaattatccgattTATGATCTTCCATTTGTGTGTATtcgtacatgttaacgatatgcaaaaggtgcataccccaaagtaaacaatgacgcaagttatcgtctccaacaaaaatcttttttcttggactataacacacacggattgtaagcaacaatttacttcctgggattggtgatgtagacaagaccgacattatcataattcctcactttgactcacagcctgtaagatAACTCTTGTAagtattgcattgtgaccgaatctttcaaacatggtaaggagcgtcacattccCGGCTGGCGTCAGAGGCCAATTACggcgtacagattagctggccaatcaatgagttttgtacaaaatcaatgcgtttcagtaagagagtgaaatctggggCTAAAAATGTTCGATATGTTGAAAACCACGCAAACactttgtattataccaaatacacaaaatatttttttttagcaatgaaataggtgccctttaatagTTTTACAACCGTGTTGATGAAGAGCATGACAAAGatttgcaaaatatatattttatttttgttgatcaTAGCTTAACAAGTAGGAGAACAGCTCTCAGGTGTGTCTTCTTGAATTCAAAATAGTATTTCTAAACAAAAAGTCCCTGGTTACCCGTTGCACCTGTCATCGTCCAGATGTACCATAGTTCAGATAACTTTCGACAAATGGTTCAGGTAAGAAACAGGCATCCTACACTTTTCAATAAGGCATTTCGTGAACTGACAAAATGTTAGAGAAGGGCATTAGGTATTAAAAACGGAAATCAATGTTGAGTGAAACCTAAGCTATAGGATCACATTTATGGTGAACTGTGATAGTCAGAGGGTAAAGAGAAACAGCAGTGATTTCCATACATTTGAATGTATTGATCATTGTAAAGCCCTTGCCCAGCTGACCAGCTAAAGCCAGTAAACAGAGCTTCACATATTCCAACCTTTATCTTGAAAGCAAACCCCTGGGGCAAGATTTTATAAAGAGGCAAGTCTATTGGTCTACTAGTGTTCTGCAATCCGAAGAAAGCTCGAATTAAAAGAAATGCTTTTCCTTTAGCCAGCTGCAGCCCATTATATTAAGCCTTTCCTTTACAGATGGGGTCTGACCTTTGTAACATAGAGATAAAAGAAAATAACAGAGCAAGCCTTTTAGAGGACAGGCTTACAGTTTGCAGCTTCTGTTCCCAGTTTAGTGTGTGAAAGTACTGTAGCAACCCTATTTGTATGCTATACATTGGATATTGTTTAGATTTCTTGATAGTTACAGCTGTCGAAACAAAGCTGCGGTCTCAACAGAATGCACTAAACACACATACAGCAGCATAACCTATGTTCTGTAAGGCTCTGCAAAGCAGCACAAACATAAATCCCTTTTGTCCCCATCATTATACCTTAGATCTGGCATTAAGTGTTTTGCTCAAAATTATTGCACTGGTGATTGAGCTATACAAACGCAACAGATGCATAACAATAAAATCTATTCCTGCAACTACAATTGTAACGTTTCCTTACTCGTTTTCTCTCTAGGCGAAGCACAAAGTATACACACAAGTCTAGCCTTAGCAACTAAATGTGATTTCTTATTCAACTTCTAGCGCACCTACACAGCTTTTGGGTTATTCACATTTTTATCAGATTGATTGAGGTTTAAACTATTTACAGTGCTCTGGAAGTGACCGCAATAATCACATTTGGTATTGTGCGATTTCAGTCGTATTAGCAGTATTTAATGCTACTTATCTTGCTGCAATTGAAAGGGTAATTTTGCGTGGATGGATTAAAACCCAAAGGGTTCTGTTACAAAAGAAAACAAGGATTAAGGCAACACGTTTGCTGGAAAGTACAGTGGGGAGTGAGTAACATCCAATTGCCACACAATATAACCAGTACGGCTAAACATTGAATGgcaatttaaaaatagacaaactgAATTACACTTAATTCTTAGTTAACttcattatttctttttttggcTTTAAAACGAACTAAAACTTTGTCGACCGCTCTTAACAAAAGAGTGGTGCAGTCTAATACTGGGTCCAAAACGATCCTTTTCTAACAGCAGACGATCACATCAGCAGTATACAATCAATGCTCGTGATGGGTCTCATTGTAATCCATTATTCGCAGATCCTGCTGTCTCCTCCGCTGAATATTATACGCACGGGGTCTGTCCATGGGTTGTAGGTCAGCCTGGTCATTAGGCACGTCAAGCTCCACGTTCTTTGAAAGGTCTGTGCCCGGTTCCGCTTTTAGATCCTGAGAGAAGCAGGTGGGGGCATCCGGCTCCTCCTCGTAGTGGCTCTCACTCTTATTACGGAAGAGCTCTCTGGCACGCTTACCCAAAAAGCTTCCGGTACTGGGGTAAGAGCCAACTGCCAGCGGGGAGTCGCAGGGAAGGGAGGAAAATGAACGGCGGAGGCCGGAAACAACTTCTTCCTGACTGCCATTAATGAGCGCCGTGGGTGGCGTATGAGGGGACACGGCAGAAACTTCACCATTGAAACACACGTACGCAGCTTCCTCTCTTTTCTTTGGGTCAGCTGATGGAGATGAAGCAGGTGGGCCAGTTTTGTTGTGATTTGGCCTGAAACACAAGATGAAATTGGATTTCAGCTAACCATGATATATCTGCTTATATAAATATGTAGGAAATATCTAATTGAAGAATATAACGGTATATAGCGCACCTCTGATTGGTGGAACTGCTGCCCTCTGTAGTGCACTCTGCTGGTGAACTTGTGTGCAACTTCTTGAGCTCTATTTGGCTGTAGAGCTCAAGAAGC
Coding sequences within it:
- the spaca9 gene encoding sperm acrosome-associated protein 9, with protein sequence MNDVREQLYFIDQKYESFKQQQFIFIKALERSREHARDKTDPVSTVTQVQKYMNHHCSNATDRRIFSIFLEIMSDLEGVLKHLESLLSNQNTGSGEGLDTCRKLLDPYSNISQLRAKYPHNEINRLSCDEARNFYGGIVSVIPLALDLLNSYCKGATQPLATTPPRETSLQQTEAVNEGTSTDLDRSTRSNSRRFKTGAGGWHAGKPAWKPPGNTKK